The sequence TTCTCGCGTGAATTGATGGCGTCATCGAAGCGACGGCCCGGAAGGAAGTCGCGTGCTGAGGGGTGTGACGGTTTTCTTGCTCGTGGGCTCGGACGAGTACGGAGCGCCTGCAGGGACAGCCTGGTACGCGGCCCCCGCCCCTTCGTGCGCGCGCTGGGCCTAGCTGCCGCTCAGGGTCGGGGCTGACCCGTCACTTTCGGGAATCTCAGTCCCAGCAGCTTCTCTCCCTCAGCCGGCCCGCTcctggagagagacagaaacccTTTTCTGTCGCGTCCTCTCCTTGCGAGCCGCAGGGGGACCGAGCGGAGGCTATTGGAGCCGCAGCCCCAGACCAGGGCGCTTGACCCTCTCTCGGAACGGGGCGGGGAAGGGGCGCGAGTGACCTCGGGGAGGGAAGGGCACTGGCAGGAAAGGACGCAACTGCAGATCGGTAGCCGGAGGCCGCCACGGTAAAATAAGCGCCTCGCAGATGTCCGCGCCCCGGTTACGttagacctgggaggcagaatccACGCCCTGCGCTCACGGGCCCACGCACGCACAGCTGAACTTTGCAGTCAGTCACCATAGTTCCAGATCATTCAGCGTTCAGGATCCAACTCCTCCGCGTCCTGGTGCCTGAACGCGGTTGGATCTAGGAGCCTAGAGGCTCGCAGTTTGGGACATTGCCTTTCTCTCTGACCACGGGCTTGGGGATCTGTCAGGTGCAAAGTGCCAAAGTATATGGGGGGGAGTGTGGCTTCAGGCTTGTTCAGAGCCCTGTCCTGTTTAAGGCCAAAGGAATAACTGGGAAGGTGGATGCGAGGCCAACGAATCCTACCTTGAAACTCTGCTCGCCTGCTGGCTCTGCCACTCCAGCATCTGAAAGGAGTAAATAATGGTTTCCTTTGAAACTGCAGGCAATTAGGAGTGGGAGACTCTGACCAGAATTACATAGCCACAACTGCCTGTCATTTGGCATCCTCTGTAATTTGGGCCAAAGTACTGCAGCTGCCTCTCTTCCCTACTACTGGTATGAAAGGTTCAGTGACAGCACATTCGTGTTCACAGGAAGACAAGGCTGTGTTCTGAACCCTACCCAGCTGGCACGGGTTCTCCCTTGAGCAACGGCTGTATCCGGAGCCAGTGCTTCCTCAGTGCGGTGGGGGCTCTAATTTTACAGTTAAAGAAAGGGGAACGTTGACTGAGAACGAGGAGGAAGCGAGTTGTAGATCTAGCCTTGTGTTCACACGACACCAGGCTGGATATGAGTCACTCGCAGGGAGCTCAGCTTGGTGAGGTCCTCTCGGTGTTGTGGCCTTTTCTCCTGCACGTTGGACCACACACATTTTCCCGTGTCTTTTCCCTAGGATAAAGGCTCACTGATGGCTCAGTTGGGAGCAGTTGTGGCTGTGGCTTCCAGTTTCTTTTGTGCATCTCTCTTCTCAGCTGTGCACAAGATAGAAGAGGGACATATTGGGGTATATTACAGGTAAGGCAGAGACAGGGAGAAGCCGGCAACTTCCTGTTAAATAGCTCCCTTTCCTGGTCATTGCTTTCCTAGCAGATTCTGCTGAACATCTCTGTTTATATTTCCTTGAATAGGGGAGCCTTTTCAGATGGAGCTTTTTATGTCAGTAACCACGGGaaagagaatacacacacacacacacacacacacacacacacacacacacacacacacatatatatgtaaatttagaACTTCACTGAGTAGTCCAAGATGATGCCATGGGTGGTGattaataaatgtgtatatagaTTTAGAGACAAAATCTAAAGGAAACTGGTGCTCCTCATTGATCATCCCTAAAATACTGTTTTCTCCTACATTCCTCTGGCAGTCTTAGCTCTACATCCCTCTGGCAGTCTTAGCTCTACATCCCTCTGGCAGTCTTAGCTCTACACTGCTAGGTTACCTTTACAAAAGCCAGCTGAGTACCAGTTCTTGATGGCAACTTGAGAAGGTAGCCTACTCTGCTAATTTGGGATgctcttttaaaattaacatttcagccagcctgggtcacatagtgagaccctatctctaaaaaaaaaaataaaaaataaaattttaattggcCGGCTGTGGTGTCACACAcacgtagtcctagctactcaggaggcttagatgggaggatcacctgagcccaggagattgagaccagcctgagcaacatagtgagagcccatctctacaaaaagtaaaaaattagccgagcatggcggcacgtgcctgtaatcccagttatttggggggctgaggtgggaggatcacttgagcccagaagtttgaggctgcagtgagctatgatcacaccactgcactccagcctgggtgacagagcaagaccctgtctctaaaaataaaataatattaacatttcaagaaaaatgaaaagagcctGCAGGTTGACTTACCTCAATCAAAGCAAGCCTTAGGAGAGTGGTTCCTACAATAAAGGAACCCATTATGTCACTgtttattttattggtttttttttttaattctttgcctAATATAAAGCAAAGAAGCACTTATAAGTCTTGGGTTGCTTTCTTTTTAGTAACCTCCATGACCAAGTGTTTTGCTTTATGTCTTTATGAACTCTTCTTATATGTGCTGTTGTGATGCTTATTTCTGGATTGCTAACAGCAAGTTCTAAAACTCTGATTGGAATTCCTCTCTCCTTTAATTCTTTCTCCCCATCATCTGCTTACATGTTCCCCAAAAAGGCTTTTAACTTCATCATTTACATATAACTTGATTAGAAAGGTAACTCTATTGCCAAAAcatatatttcaattatttataaaGTACTTCAAATTATTCTTTTGGTTGGTCATGTCATTGGACTCCAGCATTAGTGCAGGTAGTTGATAACCATATTACTGGACTTAACTGCCCTAATGGATTGCCACAAGCCCAACAGATATGACAAAGTAAAACAGacttcttatatatatatatatatattttttttttttttttgagacagtctcgctgtgttgcccaggctggagtgcagtggtgagatcttggttcactgcaacctccgcctcccaggttcaagcaattctctgcctcagcctcctaagtagctgggattacaggtgcctgccaccacgcctggctaatttttgtatttttagtagagacggggtttcaccatgttggcccggctggtcttgaactcctgacctaataatccactcacctcagcctcccaaagatcacaggcgtgagccaccgcgcctggccagacttCCTCTTATCTAAGTATACCCATGGATTctgctgtctttttctttttttttttttagacagagtctcactttgttgcccaagctggagtgcagtggcacaattatgtcTCACTacatcctcaacctcccaggctcaagcagttcttacatctcagcctcccaagtagctgggactataggcatacaaccaccacactcagctaatttttttccttttctttttttgtagagacagggtctcactatttgaaacaggttggtctcaaactcctgagttcatgcaaacctctcacctcagccccccaaagcgctgggactgCACTAGTGGATTCTGCTGTCTTTATTCCATTTagcctatgtgcctatttttcttcttgcaaaagCATGAacaatagttttatgttttaccaTCAGGCTTCCTAGAATATTAGGATCTAgctgagaggaagaaagggatCTGTAGCCATGGCTGCAGCACATGTCACTCTCTATTATATGTTTATAGGGCTGAAGGGAAAGTTGACCCTCATGATATTGATCTAACAGAGCCTTCTTGCCAAACTGAAGctgcctctctcttccccctcctctgcAGAGGCGGTGCCCTGCTGACTTCGACCAGCGGCCCTGGTTTCCATCTCATGCTCCCTTTCATCACATCATATAAGTCTGTGCAGGTATGCTTGGCCTCTGTGGTATGGCTGGACGACTGCAAACTTGGGCTGTTAACTAGTGCATGATTTGAAATTATTTAGCCATTGGATGAGTAAAATGCCATTCTAGAGAATGATATAaggataatatatacatattatatatatattatatatatatatacacacacatacactatatatatatatatatatatataaaatgaggcTGGGGATTATTCCTTCAAGATAAAGCCAGAGAAGAACCTGTTCTGAGTATATGGAAAGAAAAGTCTGggtttatgtgtgtatgttttaaatcACAGGCTACCAtgttaaatggaaagaaaacatagTAATTTTGCTGATTCTTATTTGAATTCAGAAATATGAACATAATTTTTGCAGTGAGTGGGGAGGAGTTAAACTAAGTGAGGGGAGGTGACATCTAAAATAGGAGTGAGGTTAGTTGTGGCAGATCTAAAGCCTGGCTAAGTTAGACTTGCCATCTCTGAAGTATGTCCAGCTAAGAAGAATAACAAGATTTTACACTTTACACTGACCCAGGAGAATGTCTTGGGATACCTGCTAGGCATTTTCCCTGTAAGTTTCATGTGCTGTTTACCAGGCTTTGTGGCTTTCAAACTGCATTCAGGTACATTGTCTCATTTGAGTCTTGTAGTAATCCTGAGAATGGGCTGAGCATGTGCTAGGGTCTGAGACAGGTTAAATAGGTAATCTGCTGTTTCAAAACTAGTATAACAGCCCTCCCCCTTATCCACTATTTCACTTTCCACAGGCTCAGTTACCCACAATAAACCATGGTCTGAAAACAGGTGactacagtacaataagatattttgagagagagggagaccacCTTCAAATAACTTTTAtgacagtatattgttataattgttctattttattattgttgatcACTTACTctacctaatttataaattaaactttatcataggtatgtgttATAGGGTTTGGTACTCTCCCCGGTTTCAAGCATCCACTGGGGGCCTTCGAACATAAAGCGGTGCCTAACATAAATAGAAGAGGTAGAAGCAAGCACAAGTCTTAAGATGCCCAATCCAGTGTCATCTTCACTAAACCATTATTACTCAGCTTGTTCATGTGGTGGTTCACTTATagtgaggctggggcaggggcctTTGCTTGGCTTAGCAACCCTGTGAGGAAGGAGGATTAGGTGGGGTAATCATGTTTAATGAAGGCCATGCTCAACCCAAACAGTTATTCCAGGACAAAGGCATTTAGGATTCTGAAAAGTAAGTTACTTTGTCACTGCCCATCTTCTAGCACTTTATGTTTCCTCTGTTTCCAGACCACACTCCAGACAGATGAGGTGAAGAATGTACCTTGTGGGACTAGGTAAGGTACCCAGAATAAAGCTTTTAAGCCCAAATAAGTCAGAGAAAAGGCTGTCTGGCTGGCTGCAGGAAGAGACAGTGAAAAGGGAGGCACCCTTTCTTGGTTAATTCCCTGTCTCGTAGCTCCCTATATTGATTTGACCAGGTGATGGAGTACAGTAGAGGAAATCATAGAAGGTTCAGGAGGGGCTAGAATGCTGTATGTGATAAGGAGTTTACACTTACTCTATTAGAAGTGAggatcggccgggcgcggtggctcacacctgtaatcccagcactttgggaggctgaggcaggtggatcatgaggtcaggatatcgagaccatcctggccaacatggtgaaaccctgtctctactaaaatacaaaaattagctgggtgtggtggtgcatgcatgtagtcccagctactcgggaggctgaggcaggggaatgacttgaacctgggaggcagtgattgcagtgagccgagatcacacaattgcactccagcctggcgacagtgagactctgtctttaaaaaaaaaaaaaaaaagaagtgaggatCACTagtcacaataacaaagacatggaatcaacccaaatgcccatcaacgatagacaggataaagaaaatgtgatacatatatactatggaatactatgcagccataaaaaggaacaagatcatgtcctttgcagggacatggatggagctggaagccattatcctcagcaaactaatgcaggaacagaaaaccaaacaccacatgttctcacttataagtgggaactgaatgatgagaacacatggacacatggaggggaacaacacacactggggcctgtcagtggatagggggtggggagagggagagcatcaggaagaatagctaatagatgctgagcttaatacttaggtgatgggatgatctgagcagcaaaccaccatggcacacgtttacctatgtaacaaacctgcacatcctgcacatgtacctctgaatttaaacaatggaaaataaaataaaattttaacgttaaaaacaaaaaaagaagtgaggATGCACAAAGGTTTTTAGCAGATAAATGACCTGATACAAGAAGATAACTTGCATAACTAAAGAGAATGTCATAAAGGTAGGGGAGACCTTCAGGGCAAAGAGATCCGAAGAGAACACTGCTACAGCGGTCCCACTGGAAAGCAAAGAGAGTTTAAACTGGGATAGAGTAACAAAGAATACCACAAAGAAACACTCTGACAAATCCGGAATTGGAACATCCCACAAGATCGCAGGCCTGATCTCTTCACAAAGTGGTGTATTTAGAGGGATGCTGGATTGGACAGAGACTTACAAGAAACATAAACAGAAGCAAGGGTGAGCATTGATTAGAACCTTGTTCAAAATTAACAGCTATAACAGATACAACAGAAACTATGTGAGTCCACTCAGGCTGCCATGACAGAGGACTACACACCAAGGGactaaaataatagatattttctcaccattctgaaggcccaaagtccaagatcagggtaaCAGCAGGGGTAGTTTTGGTGAGacctctctttctggcttgcaggTGACCACCTTTTTGTCACGTCCTCACAAGGCCTTTCCTCTGTATgtgcaagaagagagaaaaaggtcTTTGGTGGATACCAGACCTTTTGGATTACAGCCCACCCTTATGACctgtttaaccttaattaccttctTAAAGGTctaatctccaaatacagtcacattgggggggttagggcttcaacatatgaatctgggggCAAGGCATACACAGGTCAGTCCATAACACAAACTGTTGGGGAAATCTGAATAAGGACTGGGTATTAGGTGATATTACAGAATTATTGCTAATTTTCTTAGGCTTGGGAATGATATCATGAGTGTGTAGGAGAATGATTAGTCTTAAGACAGTGCTCACCAAAGTAAAGGAGTAAAGTATCCTAACTGCAGCTTACTTtgaaatgttcagaaaaaaaaaaggtcaataaATAAGGTAAAATGTTATCAGTGTTGAATTCAGGTATCTGGATATGGATGTTAGTTATACTATTCTTTCGGCTTCTCTATGTTTGaaatcttttataataaatatttgagggcaAAGGGAGTGTGACACCAAAGTAATAGTGAAGACAGTTTAAGAAACATTGATCATAACATTCCACAGTAACCTTCTAAGTTCTGAAAACTTCACCTTGACCCTCCTTAGTCTTTTCCGTGCAACTGATTAATCAAAAGGCATTGCTGATTCCAAAGATATGAGTTACTCTTTCGTACTGGTCCCCAAAAGTCTCATTCATGTCTTTGTAGAGATGTTCCTAGGCAGTGTGATTTCTCAGGAGAGTATGTTGTTGCCATGAGCCCTGCAGAACCTCCCACTTGGAGAGCCAAGCTGCCTTCCAACTTCCCATGAACTCTTCTACTCCTTTTCTGCCAAGCCCCACATCTTACGCCATCGCCCTGGGGGACTGCACCATATTCTAAGGCTTCCCAGTGACTTCTTGTCCATTCTCCCTCCAATAGTGGTGGTGTGATGATCTACTTTGACAGAATTGAAGTGGTGAACTTCCTGGTCCCGAACGCAGGTACGTCTTAACAGTTTATTCCCACCACCAGCTCACTTTCCCCAGCATGCCACTCCCGTGTCTGTTGTAGCACCTTGGAAAAGGAGAGCTGCCGTGTCTGAGGGCATTTTGAGTCTTGCCTTTTCTTATGCCaagccctctccttccctctcagtGTATGATATAGTGAAGAACTATACTGCTGACTATGACAAGGCCCTCATCTTCAACAAGATCCACCACGAACTGAACCAGTTCTGCAGTGTGCACACGCTTCAAGAGGTCTACATTGAGCTGTTTGGTAAGAAAGTCTCTCCTGAGCATGCCGTGCTTAAGCAGGGTTCCTGGAACCCCGCGTCTCTCCACTGCCTAAAGCCTGGCTGCCTGCAGGGTGTGATGGTCACTTATGGACAGGAAATGTTAAAGAATCTTGTGCTCAGGAGCTGGTCACAAAGGAGTTCATGGAGAATGCTGATAGCAATGCAACAAGATCCTTAGAGGGCTGGAGCTTTGGGCACAGGGACCATAGTGGAGTAGAGTATTCACTTCTGGCCTCAATCAGAGGCTGGAGTGGAAATGTGTTCCCACTGTCCCTAAACTATCATTCTATATGAAGACAAGGTCCATTCTAGAAGAACCTTAGAGATTGTCCAGACCAGCATCCTCATTTTAAGCTGAGGGTACTGTGACCCAAAGCAAGAAAGTCACAGAGCCAGATGCCAATTAGTAGTGGGGCTGAAACAGGAGCCTTCCTCTCCTGGCTCTTCAGCATTCTTCTCACCATGCAACACTGAATGGAGGGCCCCCAGGAATGGGTGATGAAAAAGACATGATTCATAGTTAATTCTAGAAGTAAGATGAGAACCATAGCTCCTTCCAGTTCTCAGAACctttgtgattattatttttttactctgTACCTGTAGCAACGAATAGAAAAACACTTTAAACAAAAAGATTCCACATGCCTAAGTAGATATGTTTTGTCCTTTTTACCTTTTTCAAAGTAAAGGCAACCTGACTTAGCAGCAAAGGAAGGACACAGTTGGGTAACTGTTATAACTTGTTTGCAGTCAAGTATTCTGTTTAAACTCACTGCCAGAAATTCTCTAATAGCCAATGCCAAAAGTAAATGAATTTTTAACCAAT comes from Pan troglodytes isolate AG18354 chromosome 7, NHGRI_mPanTro3-v2.0_pri, whole genome shotgun sequence and encodes:
- the ERLIN2 gene encoding erlin-2 isoform X7, whose protein sequence is MAQLGAVVAVASSFFCASLFSAVHKIEEGHIGVYYRGGALLTSTSGPGFHLMLPFITSYKSVQTTLQTDEVKNVPCGTSGGVMIYFDRIEVVNFLVPNAVYDIVKNYTADYDKALIFNKIHHELNQFCSVHTLQEVYIELFGLENDFSQESS
- the ERLIN2 gene encoding erlin-2 isoform X6; protein product: MASSKRRPGRKSRAEGCDGFLARGLGRVRSACRDSLDKGSLMAQLGAVVAVASSFFCASLFSAVHKIEEGHIGVYYRGGALLTSTSGPGFHLMLPFITSYKSVQTTLQTDEVKNVPCGTSGGVMIYFDRIEVVNFLVPNAVYDIVKNYTADYDKALIFNKIHHELNQFCSVHTLQEVYIELFGLENDFSQESS